Proteins found in one Populus alba chromosome 14, ASM523922v2, whole genome shotgun sequence genomic segment:
- the LOC118036093 gene encoding ethylene-responsive transcription factor RAP2-1, producing the protein MEGGCCTSSTSTPSSTSTATTEKRKHSRQQNQEKPYRGIRMRKWGKWVAEIREPNKRSRIWLGSYSTPIAAARAYDTAVFYLRGPSARLNFPDLIYQEDDLRDVSAASIRKKATEVGAKVDALQTAVHASPEDNSRVLLSEKPDLNKFPENSDEE; encoded by the coding sequence ATGGAAGGAGGGTGCTGCACATCGTCGACAAGTACTCCGAGCTCAACTTCAACAGCAACCACAGAGAAACGGAAGCATAGCAGGCAGCAAAACCAAGAGAAGCCATACAGAGGGATAAGGATGAGGAAGTGGGGTAAGTGGGTAGCAGAAATTAGAGAACCAAACAAGAGGTCTAGGATTTGGCTTGGGTCCTACTCAACACCAATAGCTGCAGCTCGTGCATACGACACGGCTGTTTTCTATCTGCGAGGCCCTTCTGCTAGGCTTAATTTCCCTGATTTGATATACCAAGAAGATGACCTGCGAGATGTGTCTGCAGCTTCTATACGCAAGAAAGCCACTGAAGTCGGGGCTAAAGTGGATGCCTTACAAACCGCTGTCCATGCATCACCGGAAGATAACTCACGAGTGTTACTTTCAGAGAAACCCGATTTGAACAAGTTCCCAGAAAATTCTGATGAAGAGTGA